GCTTTGTTCCATTTATCAATCAATAATACAAAGCCCACTAGCTTCGCTTGCTGATCATCGCTTAATTGAAGTGATTGTGCCGCAAGGCCCGAGGCCAGTATTTCGTGTAATTCTTGCTCTAAACTCATAAATTGAAATCTGCTTAAGCGCTTAATTTATCGTGTTTTCTTAACATGCCGTGCTTTTTCAAATACACCAAAAGCAAGGAAATAGCGGCCGGTGTAATTCCAGAGATGCGCGACGCTTTACCTATGGTCTCAGGTCTCGCTTCTGTGAGTTTCGCTACCACTTCGTTTGATAAACCTGAGATTTTAGTAAAATCGAGATCAACCGGTAACAGTGAATTTTCGTGACGTTGTGTTTTGGCTATTTCGTCCATTTGACGGGCAATATAACCTGCGTACTTAATTTGGATCTCAACTTGTTCTGCCGCAATGGGATCGGCTAAACCAGGCCCAATACTTTCAATATCCATCAATTGACGATAGGTCATTTCAGGTCGACGTATCAGTTCTTCTAGCGAATGCTCTTTGCTTACTGGCGTTTTAAGCAGGGTGTTAAGTGCTGGCGTAGCACCATGATCTTTATGTACCCATTGACCACGCAAGCGTTGCAACTCACCTTCAACCGCTTCCATTTTAGTATTGAACGCCGCCCAACGTGCGTCGTCTACCAAGCCTATCTCACGACCTAACGCGGTTAAGCGACTATCGGCGTTGTCTTCACGAAGGAGTAATCGATACTCTGCACGGCTGGTAAACATACGATAGGGTTCTTTCGTTCCCATAGTAGCCAGATCGTCAATCAATACACCCATGTAGGCTTGATCGCGACGTAAAATAAGCGGATCTTTTTCTTGTGCTTGCAGCGATGCATTAGCACCAGCAATAAGGCCTTGCGCACCGGCTTCTTCGTACCCGGTTGTGCCATTAATTTGGCCAGCAAAAAACAAACCTTTGATAAATTTATTTTCTAAAGTTTGTTTCAAATCTCTAGGATCAAAGAAATCATATTCAATCGCATAGCCTGGACGAACAATATGCGCGTTCTCAAAACCTTTGATTGAGCGCACAAGATTCATTTGAATATCGAAAGGCAAGCTTGTTGAAATACCATTTGGGTAAACCTCAATGCTATTTAACCCTTCTGGCTCTACAAAAATTTGATGCGAATCTTTGTCTGCAAAACGGGTGATCTTATCTTCAATGCTTGGGCAGTAACGAGGGCCAATACCTTCAATTACGCCAGTGAACATAGGAGAACGATCAAGTCCGCCTCGAATAATATCGTGTGTCTTTTCGTTAGTGTGCGTGATGTAACACGGGATCTGTTGTGGATGCATTTCACGGTTGCCCATGAATGAAAATACCGGCGTTGGATTATCACCAGGTTGTGCCTGCATCACACTAAAATCTAACGAACGGGCATCTAATCGTGCAGGTGTACCGGTTTTTAAGCGGTCTACACGAAACGGTAAGGCACGTAAACGATCTGCGAGGGCTATCGAAGGGGGATCGCCTGCGCGTCCACCACGATAGTTCTCAAGGCCTATGTGAATCGTGCCGCCTAAGAAGGTTCCTACTGTGAGTACCACGGTTTTGGCTTTAAATTTTAGCCCCATTTGGGTAACCACACCAGTCACCTGATCGTTTTCAACAACAAGATCGTCAACGCTTTGTTGAAACAACGTGAGGTTTTCTTGGCTTTCTACGATTTTACGAATGGCTTGGCGGTAAAGGGTTCTGTCAGCTTGAGCACGCGTTGCTCGTACCGCTGGTCCTTTGCTTGAATTCAAAGTTCTAAACTGAATACCACCTTGATCGGCAGCCAAACCCATTGCACCACCAAGTGCGTCAATTTCTTTTACCAAATGACCTTTGCCGATCCCACCGATCGCTGGGTTACAAGACATCTGTCCAATGGTTTCAATGTTATGAGTTAACAGTAAGGTGTTTGATCCCATGCGAGCAGCAGCTAGCGCAGCCTCTGTTCCAGCATGACCACCACCGACTACGATGACATCAAATGCTTGGGTGTAATACATATCGAACCTCACTATTAACGTAAATGGAGTAACTTTTTTCTTTTCTGTACAAGTCGAAAAAAGGGCGCGTATTTTAGCTGACTTATTGCATAAAGAAAACGGTTAAATTTTCTTCAATGCTGTTGCTCATTTCTTTTCGACCTGGCTCTATTGATCTTAAGATCTTATATAGATCTGTTTATTTTTATTATTATTAGGATCAGCAAGATCTGTTAGTAACCCTTTAAAGCAGTTTCAGATCATGAAGTTACACGATCTAAAAGGTTGTGTAATACAGATCGATAACCCCCTCATAATCTTGTGTATAAACCCCTTAGTTATCCACATGGGCAATTGTGAATAAAGTTACTCATTCTTCAGTAAGAGCTTATACACAGTGGTTTGTAGGATCCTATCCACAGCACTGATCAAGATGTGATCGCATTGGGGATAAAATGTTGGTTAATACTACTGTTAGATCGTTAACTAAGCATAGAATATGGCTTTCAGAGCGATCTAACTGTGGATGAGATCTTTCCACAATTTTTGAGTGGATCATATGATCACTGATTATCTTTTATTTTGTGATCAGGAAAATAATTGAAAATTTATGGAGGAAACAGAAAAAATGAGTGCCACAAGGGAGTAATGATCATTATTAATGACACCCTTTTAGAGAATTACGAGGGGGATTTTAATGATCTTTTAACGCTTACTGCCTGTGGCTTTTGGTTTAGCGTACCTGATTAGGTTGATATCTTGGTGTGATATTCTGTGCTTCGGCTTCATCTTGGGTTAAGCCTTCACGTCTACTTGGCCCTTGAAAGCGTACTTTGTAAGTATCGTATTCTTTGACTGACTCAAAGCAATAGCGCCCCATAGCGTGCTCTAGCTCGCCTAAACTGTGGTTAGTGATCAAGATACAGTTCTTTTTATTAACCAATCGTTGGCGTAATAAGTTACCTAACCAGCTTTGGGTATTCTTTTTAAGTACAGTTTCATTCACACACACTTCATCAAGAATGAGCAAATCGACTTCAAGTAGTTCCTGGTTTGCTTCTCTAAATTTCTGGCCTATGTTGTCTGTGGCACTAAAATCGTAAGAGGAATAACGCATTTCCAATAGGGTTGAAAGTTGCCTATACAATACGGAGATCTCATATTGTTCTATGAGTTGATGGGCGATCGCACCTGCAATATGAGACTTACCTCGGCCATAATCGCCGTAGAATAACATCATATGTGAGCCGCTTTGGCGCCACGCTGGATCATCGTGAGCGGCAATGAACGATTGAGCAATAGATACTGCTTCAATAACATCGTCACTGTCTTCAATTAAATTTGCGAATGTCCATTTTGGATTTAGATCAGAACGCCCATGAATGGCTTCTACGCGCGCTTTTTTAGAGCGCTGTTGTAGTTGACCAATCTCTTGGTTTGCTTGGTTCTCATATTGCTTTCTAAGCGTTGCGTAATCGATATATTCATCATTAGGCTCTGAAGGCTTGTTAAGTGCCTTTGCAAGATTTGCAATTTTATCTGTAATTCGATCCATAGCATCAATTCTTCTTTGTGGACGTGGCGTATTTTTCCACCAGCTTTCTTGCATTATCATCTGCTTCGATACCAGCTGCAACTTTCACTTGCTGATTTCCTACTTTTCTTACAGGAGAATAACCTGCAGCAAGGCGCTTATGTTTAATATTATGAGCGAATTTTTGTGTCCACTGGAATTCACTAAGTATCGTTCCAGGCCTACCAAGCCAGTATGAAATGAATTCGCCTACTTCATTATCATCATACTCAGTATCAATGATACCGAGAAGAGACGCCATTTCTAGGAACAGGTCCTTGTTTGGTTTCCAAGCCGCTGATATAGCAAAGTGAGATTTATGCAGGGCATCAAAATTCGATTGTGCATTATTTATTAAGGGCAGAAGTAGGGCTTTGCCGTTAATAGAATGGTCTAA
The nucleotide sequence above comes from Alteromonas naphthalenivorans. Encoded proteins:
- the mnmG gene encoding tRNA uridine-5-carboxymethylaminomethyl(34) synthesis enzyme MnmG — encoded protein: MYYTQAFDVIVVGGGHAGTEAALAAARMGSNTLLLTHNIETIGQMSCNPAIGGIGKGHLVKEIDALGGAMGLAADQGGIQFRTLNSSKGPAVRATRAQADRTLYRQAIRKIVESQENLTLFQQSVDDLVVENDQVTGVVTQMGLKFKAKTVVLTVGTFLGGTIHIGLENYRGGRAGDPPSIALADRLRALPFRVDRLKTGTPARLDARSLDFSVMQAQPGDNPTPVFSFMGNREMHPQQIPCYITHTNEKTHDIIRGGLDRSPMFTGVIEGIGPRYCPSIEDKITRFADKDSHQIFVEPEGLNSIEVYPNGISTSLPFDIQMNLVRSIKGFENAHIVRPGYAIEYDFFDPRDLKQTLENKFIKGLFFAGQINGTTGYEEAGAQGLIAGANASLQAQEKDPLILRRDQAYMGVLIDDLATMGTKEPYRMFTSRAEYRLLLREDNADSRLTALGREIGLVDDARWAAFNTKMEAVEGELQRLRGQWVHKDHGATPALNTLLKTPVSKEHSLEELIRRPEMTYRQLMDIESIGPGLADPIAAEQVEIQIKYAGYIARQMDEIAKTQRHENSLLPVDLDFTKISGLSNEVVAKLTEARPETIGKASRISGITPAAISLLLVYLKKHGMLRKHDKLSA
- a CDS encoding ATP-binding protein, producing the protein MDRITDKIANLAKALNKPSEPNDEYIDYATLRKQYENQANQEIGQLQQRSKKARVEAIHGRSDLNPKWTFANLIEDSDDVIEAVSIAQSFIAAHDDPAWRQSGSHMMLFYGDYGRGKSHIAGAIAHQLIEQYEISVLYRQLSTLLEMRYSSYDFSATDNIGQKFREANQELLEVDLLILDEVCVNETVLKKNTQSWLGNLLRQRLVNKKNCILITNHSLGELEHAMGRYCFESVKEYDTYKVRFQGPSRREGLTQDEAEAQNITPRYQPNQVR
- a CDS encoding DnaT-like ssDNA-binding domain-containing protein; the protein is MSTTLTQAELAVLQSPLSNDCRVLYLLGLRPTANTASTATAPIDYKFLLSLLNGEQKDLPYQRGRQINSLLKQLELVGLVVFPEALDLDHSINGKALLLPLINNAQSNFDALHKSHFAISAAWKPNKDLFLEMASLLGIIDTEYDDNEVGEFISYWLGRPGTILSEFQWTQKFAHNIKHKRLAAGYSPVRKVGNQQVKVAAGIEADDNARKLVEKYATSTKKN